In one Mucilaginibacter ginsenosidivorax genomic region, the following are encoded:
- a CDS encoding winged helix-turn-helix transcriptional regulator: MKKENLKKCEGDRDDCPIKDVLARIGDKWSMLTVIMLSDHDTLRFNELHQLIDNISQKMLTVTLKTLEADGLVSRKMYPQIPPKVEYTLTALGESLVPPLMTLYDWANKSMPAIKASREHYGQPVPR; the protein is encoded by the coding sequence ATGAAAAAAGAAAATTTAAAAAAATGTGAAGGGGACCGTGACGACTGCCCCATTAAAGATGTGCTTGCCCGGATAGGCGATAAATGGTCGATGCTAACAGTGATCATGTTATCAGACCATGATACCCTGCGATTTAATGAATTACACCAGCTGATTGATAATATTTCCCAAAAAATGCTGACTGTTACTTTAAAAACGCTGGAGGCCGATGGTTTGGTATCGCGCAAAATGTACCCGCAAATACCACCAAAAGTGGAATATACTTTGACAGCGCTTGGCGAAAGCCTGGTGCCGCCACTCATGACTTTGTATGACTGGGCCAACAAAAGTATGCCGGCCATAAAAGCTTCAAGGGAGCATTACGGCCAGCCGGTGCCGCGATAA
- a CDS encoding DeoR/GlpR family DNA-binding transcription regulator, translated as MIKDERLEQILAHVARQRSVSLTDLSNALNVSEDTIRRDIKILSDQGLLKAVRGGAVAHSPTPRHFRAREKHDMAQKRIVASKALQFIKDGQVIFLDGGTSIQALAELIPADMKITVVTHSFPVVSVLEDHPTAEVIFAGGRLCKTAFTTIGYETIQTFKNFRADLCLMSVCSIHPTMGLTTVNHDEAQVKRTMMEMAGQTIALSTIDKLNTAESYYISPATAIDIIVTDAEASDDRLTAYKQAGITII; from the coding sequence ATGATTAAGGACGAACGCTTAGAACAAATACTGGCGCATGTGGCAAGGCAGCGCAGCGTATCACTTACCGACCTCAGCAACGCGCTCAATGTATCAGAAGATACCATCCGCCGCGATATCAAGATCCTGTCGGACCAGGGCCTGCTGAAAGCCGTTCGTGGTGGGGCTGTGGCGCATTCGCCTACGCCGCGGCACTTCCGGGCAAGGGAAAAGCACGATATGGCGCAAAAACGTATTGTAGCTTCAAAGGCTTTACAATTCATAAAAGACGGGCAGGTAATTTTCCTCGATGGTGGTACCTCCATCCAGGCCCTGGCCGAGTTGATCCCTGCCGATATGAAGATCACGGTAGTTACCCACAGCTTCCCTGTAGTAAGCGTACTGGAAGATCATCCCACCGCCGAAGTGATATTTGCCGGCGGCCGGCTTTGTAAAACCGCTTTTACCACTATAGGATATGAAACCATCCAGACTTTCAAAAACTTTCGCGCAGACTTATGCCTGATGAGCGTTTGCAGCATTCACCCCACCATGGGCCTAACTACCGTAAACCACGATGAAGCACAGGTAAAACGCACCATGATGGAAATGGCCGGCCAAACCATCGCCCTATCCACCATCGATAAATTAAATACCGCCGAATCGTACTACATCAGCCCGGCTACAGCTATAGATATTATTGTTACCGATGCCGAAGCAAGCGACGATAGACTAACCGCTTACAAGCAAGCAGGCATCACCATAATTTAA
- a CDS encoding M15 family metallopeptidase, which produces MEPIKSYSFGAASQKALVGVHPDLVKVLTTAITNSPIDFSINEGVRSLATQQKYYTWGRTVINPNTGPLPGKPFGDTNADGVVHKSNHQIKADGYGHAVDLYPYINGKIDFGAGAALVTIANHIKQVAQNLGIAITWGGDWKPPVAPVDKPHFQLKQ; this is translated from the coding sequence ATGGAACCAATAAAAAGTTATTCATTCGGCGCAGCGAGCCAAAAAGCCCTCGTGGGGGTACATCCTGATTTAGTTAAGGTTTTAACCACCGCTATTACCAATAGCCCGATAGATTTTTCGATCAATGAAGGCGTTAGATCATTGGCTACCCAGCAAAAATATTACACATGGGGGCGTACCGTTATAAACCCCAACACAGGCCCTTTACCGGGTAAACCGTTTGGTGATACAAATGCCGATGGCGTGGTGCATAAATCAAACCATCAAATAAAAGCAGATGGTTACGGGCACGCAGTTGATTTGTACCCATACATTAATGGTAAAATTGATTTCGGAGCCGGAGCAGCACTTGTAACTATTGCTAACCACATTAAACAAGTTGCCCAAAACCTGGGGATTGCAATTACCTGGGGCGGCGATTGGAAACCACCGGTTGCACCGGTTGATAAACCTCACTTTCAATTGAAGCAATAA
- a CDS encoding DUF6702 family protein, which translates to MMISLFSLFHPFFVSVTEITHNAKTQSVEVSCRIFYDDLERTIEKQYKTPVDIVHPKDKAKLNEMLNDYIKKHLVIKAGNKVIALTYLGYEIQEDGAWVYFEAKGISKPKKIDVHDDLLYTEHPQQINMLHVTVGGERKSDKLDNPDSEAGFTF; encoded by the coding sequence ATGATGATAAGCCTGTTCAGCTTATTCCACCCCTTTTTTGTAAGTGTTACCGAAATTACCCACAACGCCAAAACCCAAAGCGTTGAGGTAAGCTGCCGCATTTTTTACGACGACCTGGAGCGCACCATAGAAAAGCAATACAAAACCCCGGTTGATATTGTGCACCCCAAAGACAAGGCGAAGCTGAACGAGATGCTGAACGACTACATTAAAAAGCACCTGGTAATAAAAGCCGGTAATAAAGTTATTGCCCTAACCTACCTGGGCTACGAGATACAGGAAGATGGCGCCTGGGTTTACTTTGAAGCCAAAGGCATCAGCAAACCCAAAAAGATTGATGTGCACGACGATTTGCTTTATACCGAACACCCCCAGCAAATAAACATGCTGCACGTAACAGTAGGCGGCGAACGTAAGAGCGATAAGCTGGATAACCCTGATAGTGAGGCGGGGTTTACTTTTTAA
- a CDS encoding DoxX family protein: MNKKTVNITGWILTGLVVFMLAASAIDKIRGSQHALQMTASFGISPDIYQLLGVIEFLSVILFAVPRTGLLGLLLLSAYLGGAIATHLQHHQNIGFPMAIEAIVWITAVIRFPELHKRIMGIT, from the coding sequence ATGAATAAAAAAACAGTTAACATCACAGGTTGGATACTTACGGGCCTGGTCGTATTTATGCTGGCGGCCTCTGCAATTGATAAGATCCGCGGCAGCCAGCATGCTTTACAAATGACGGCGTCTTTCGGTATCTCGCCAGACATTTATCAACTCCTTGGGGTTATCGAGTTCTTGTCGGTTATCCTTTTCGCCGTACCGCGAACGGGATTGTTGGGCCTGCTGCTGCTGTCGGCATATTTAGGAGGTGCAATAGCTACGCATTTACAGCACCACCAAAATATCGGTTTCCCAATGGCAATTGAAGCCATTGTTTGGATAACTGCCGTAATCCGGTTTCCCGAGCTGCATAAACGGATAATGGGGATAACATAA
- a CDS encoding MFS transporter, translated as MKKNLIPLTLGGLGIGTTEFVMMGLLPDIAKDFRVSIPVAGHLISAYALGVVIGAPLLVAISSNYPPKKILIALMVMFTVFNAFSAFAPDHNALFIARLLSGLPHGAFFGVGSVVASRLAEKGKQAQAISVMFAGLTIANLLSVPLGTYIGHHYSWRYTFGLIAFIGLMALLFIQLWLPALPVNRAGDIKSEMGFFKTREAWLILLITAIGTGGLFCWISYIAPLMTDVSHFSKDTVPLVLIIAGLGMVIGNILGGKLADWVAPVKACLILLISMAVALITIYFVSGNQVLSLIMTFITGSLSMAIGSPIQILMIRTAKGAEMLGAAATQAAFNTGNALGAFLGGLPIAMGYGFTSPELVGVVMAVTGALFAVVLFKRQASVKRELEMV; from the coding sequence TTGAAAAAGAATTTAATTCCCCTTACCCTTGGCGGCCTTGGTATAGGCACCACCGAATTTGTAATGATGGGCCTGTTACCCGATATAGCCAAAGATTTCAGGGTGAGCATCCCCGTGGCCGGGCATCTCATCTCGGCCTATGCGCTTGGCGTGGTTATCGGCGCACCTTTGCTGGTAGCCATCAGCAGCAACTATCCGCCTAAAAAAATACTGATTGCCTTAATGGTTATGTTCACGGTTTTCAATGCATTCTCCGCGTTCGCGCCCGATCATAATGCTTTGTTTATCGCCCGGTTGTTATCCGGTTTGCCGCATGGCGCGTTCTTTGGTGTAGGCTCGGTAGTGGCAAGCCGCCTGGCCGAGAAGGGAAAACAGGCACAGGCCATATCGGTCATGTTTGCCGGCTTAACCATCGCCAACCTGCTAAGCGTTCCGTTAGGTACCTACATTGGCCACCATTATTCGTGGCGCTACACGTTTGGACTTATCGCTTTTATAGGGCTAATGGCGCTGTTATTCATCCAGCTGTGGCTTCCGGCTTTACCTGTAAACCGCGCGGGTGATATCAAATCAGAAATGGGCTTTTTTAAAACCCGCGAGGCCTGGCTTATTTTGCTCATCACCGCCATTGGCACCGGCGGCCTGTTTTGCTGGATCAGTTATATAGCCCCGCTCATGACCGATGTAAGTCATTTTTCAAAAGATACCGTACCACTTGTACTCATTATTGCCGGCCTGGGCATGGTAATAGGCAACATATTAGGCGGTAAACTGGCAGATTGGGTTGCCCCTGTAAAGGCTTGTTTAATACTACTCATCAGCATGGCTGTGGCGCTCATCACCATCTATTTTGTATCTGGCAACCAGGTACTGTCGCTCATCATGACGTTTATAACCGGCAGCTTGTCTATGGCCATCGGCTCACCTATCCAAATCCTCATGATCCGTACGGCCAAAGGTGCCGAAATGCTTGGTGCAGCAGCCACACAAGCCGCCTTTAACACCGGCAACGCTTTAGGCGCGTTTCTTGGCGGCCTGCCAATTGCCATGGGTTATGGTTTTACCTCGCCCGAGTTGGTAGGCGTTGTAATGGCGGTAACCGGGGCATTGTTTGCCGTAGTGCTCTTTAAAAGGCAGGCATCGGTGAAAAGAGAGCTTGAGATGGTGTGA
- a CDS encoding SDR family NAD(P)-dependent oxidoreductase produces the protein MDLKLKGKRALITGSSAGLGEAIARLLAAEGAQVTVHGRNEARSKSVAESIMETGGLADYITGDLSTDEGADKVAQAVLAGGQVDILVNNVGTYQPQPWLNATVQNWNDTYNNNVLSYVRMIHRLLPQMKTLGWGRIIQIGSSVAIQPMTMQPDYSASAAARHNLSVSLARELKGTGITSNTVSPGAMLVDTTRNMLLQMAQHNQWGSSWAEIEKNAVAQFTPNDTERLGRPEEIAGAVAYLASPYANYISGAVIRVDGGLVLSL, from the coding sequence ATGGATTTAAAATTAAAAGGAAAAAGAGCACTTATAACAGGCTCAAGCGCGGGATTAGGAGAAGCCATAGCCCGGTTGCTGGCGGCAGAGGGTGCGCAGGTAACGGTACACGGCCGTAATGAAGCGCGAAGCAAATCAGTTGCCGAAAGCATAATGGAAACCGGCGGGCTGGCGGATTACATAACCGGCGACCTATCTACAGATGAGGGAGCCGACAAGGTGGCGCAGGCAGTTTTAGCAGGCGGCCAGGTTGATATTTTGGTTAACAACGTGGGCACCTACCAACCGCAACCCTGGTTAAACGCTACAGTGCAAAATTGGAACGACACGTACAACAATAACGTATTATCCTACGTGCGCATGATACACCGCCTGCTGCCGCAAATGAAAACACTGGGCTGGGGGCGCATCATCCAAATCGGTTCGTCGGTAGCCATACAGCCAATGACTATGCAGCCGGATTATAGCGCATCTGCAGCTGCCAGGCATAACCTCAGCGTATCGCTGGCACGTGAACTAAAAGGCACGGGCATTACCTCCAACACGGTTTCGCCAGGCGCAATGCTGGTTGATACCACCAGGAACATGCTACTGCAAATGGCCCAACATAATCAATGGGGCAGCAGCTGGGCCGAAATTGAAAAAAACGCCGTAGCACAATTTACCCCCAATGATACCGAACGTCTTGGCCGCCCAGAAGAAATAGCAGGCGCCGTTGCCTACCTGGCAAGCCCGTACGCCAATTACATCAGCGGAGCAGTTATCCGCGTTGATGGTGGTTTGGTTCTATCACTTTAA
- a CDS encoding HupE/UreJ family protein: protein MTDFSLYFQLGWQHICNWEGYDHILFVTVLCGTYLLADWRKVLVLVTAFTIGHSITLALSVLNVIHINTSLIEFLIPVTIVFTSLVNVLNKRRTTGTMRLNYALALFFGLIHGMGFSNYLKSLLGSSTNITAELFAFNLGLEFGQVLIVISALLISFLLVKFAKTPQRDWTMFLSSAIFGIAFIMCIERFFLIKFR from the coding sequence ATGACTGACTTTTCATTATACTTCCAGTTAGGATGGCAACACATCTGTAACTGGGAGGGGTACGACCATATTTTATTTGTTACCGTGCTTTGCGGTACCTACCTGCTGGCCGACTGGCGCAAGGTGCTGGTACTGGTTACTGCCTTTACCATAGGTCATTCTATCACGCTGGCTTTAAGTGTGTTAAATGTTATTCATATCAATACTTCGCTTATTGAGTTTTTAATTCCTGTTACCATAGTATTTACAAGTTTGGTTAATGTGCTTAATAAAAGGCGCACAACAGGCACTATGCGGCTTAACTACGCACTGGCCTTATTTTTCGGCCTTATCCATGGTATGGGCTTTTCAAACTACTTAAAAAGTTTGCTGGGCAGCAGCACTAATATCACTGCCGAGTTGTTTGCTTTTAACCTTGGGCTGGAGTTTGGGCAGGTATTAATTGTAATATCTGCGTTACTTATCTCTTTCCTGCTCGTCAAATTTGCCAAAACACCGCAGCGCGACTGGACGATGTTCCTGTCGTCGGCTATATTTGGAATTGCTTTTATCATGTGTATCGAACGTTTTTTCCTAATTAAATTCAGATGA
- a CDS encoding M1 family metallopeptidase yields MNKFYPALFSCLLMASASWAQHDNNPGSNHGNRFEQLGTMLSTPNSYRSASGAPGPKYWQQKADYEINATLNDDKQRLDGSETITYSNNSPDALTYLWVQLDENQHMKDAESFTTAESKMQGKMTMRQLQGVMGHNLDLGNHIESVKDANGGALAYTINETMMRIELPATLAPGAKFKFKINWWYNISDRMTIGGRGGYEYFAEDNNYLYTMTQWYPRMAVYSDFQGWQNKQFLGSGEFALTFGDFKVNINVPADHLVGGTGQCSNYAQNLTAAQLSRWNKAQTATTPVQIVTLDEVKNAMKGHAAARKTWSFHAENVRDFAWVSSRRIVWDAMSAQIEGGRKAMAMSYYGPEAYPLYSKYSTKVVAHTIKTYSKHTIPYPYPVAISVEAANGMEYPMICFNYGRAEKDGTYSEATKNGMIGVIIHEVGHNFFPMIVNSDERQWTWMDEGLNTFVQYLTEQEWDSKYPSSRGPAYKIVDYMKMPKNQLEPIMTNSENIIMFGPNAYAKPATALNVLRETVMGRELFDYAFKTYAKRWAFKHPTPEDLFRTMEDASAVDLDWFWRGWFYGTEPVDVSLDSVKYYKLNSKNPALEGATDRAAYDHNMENISTTRNKAAGMQTTVEADTSLQDFYSKWDRFAPTPLTAKAYQDMYAGLSPDEKKFYDSKTNFYELTFSNKGGLVSPIIIEWTYTDGTKEVDKLPAYIWRKNEFKVSKVFAKAKEVKSIKLDPYRETADIDEANNSWPREYAPTRFELFKQQVLPRGATSGSNPMQDARKTN; encoded by the coding sequence ATGAATAAATTTTACCCTGCCCTATTTTCGTGCCTGCTGATGGCCTCGGCATCATGGGCACAACACGACAACAACCCCGGCTCCAATCACGGTAACCGTTTTGAGCAGCTGGGCACCATGCTAAGTACCCCAAACAGCTATCGCTCGGCATCGGGCGCGCCCGGCCCTAAGTATTGGCAGCAAAAAGCCGATTACGAAATTAACGCCACCCTTAACGATGATAAGCAGCGTTTGGATGGATCGGAAACTATTACCTACAGCAACAACTCGCCCGATGCGCTTACCTACCTGTGGGTTCAGCTGGATGAAAACCAGCACATGAAGGATGCCGAAAGCTTTACCACTGCCGAAAGCAAAATGCAGGGCAAGATGACCATGCGCCAGCTGCAAGGCGTTATGGGCCATAACCTTGATTTGGGTAACCACATCGAGAGCGTAAAGGATGCCAATGGCGGCGCCCTTGCTTATACTATTAACGAAACCATGATGCGTATTGAATTGCCAGCTACTTTGGCACCGGGCGCAAAATTTAAGTTTAAAATTAACTGGTGGTACAATATATCCGACAGGATGACCATTGGCGGCCGCGGCGGGTACGAGTACTTTGCCGAGGATAACAACTACCTGTACACCATGACGCAGTGGTACCCAAGAATGGCTGTTTACAGCGATTTCCAGGGATGGCAAAACAAACAGTTTTTGGGCAGCGGTGAGTTTGCCTTAACCTTTGGCGATTTTAAAGTGAACATTAACGTACCTGCCGATCATTTGGTAGGCGGTACCGGCCAGTGCTCCAACTATGCCCAAAACCTTACTGCTGCGCAGCTAAGCCGCTGGAACAAGGCACAAACGGCTACCACGCCCGTGCAGATAGTTACCTTGGATGAAGTTAAAAACGCCATGAAAGGCCATGCAGCAGCGCGCAAAACATGGAGTTTCCATGCCGAAAACGTGCGCGATTTTGCATGGGTATCATCACGCCGGATAGTTTGGGATGCCATGAGCGCCCAGATTGAGGGCGGCCGCAAAGCCATGGCCATGTCATACTATGGCCCCGAGGCTTACCCGCTTTACAGTAAATACTCAACCAAGGTTGTTGCGCATACTATAAAAACTTATTCAAAACATACCATCCCGTACCCTTACCCGGTTGCTATCTCTGTTGAGGCGGCAAACGGTATGGAGTACCCGATGATTTGCTTTAACTACGGCCGTGCCGAAAAAGATGGCACTTACAGCGAGGCTACCAAAAACGGGATGATAGGCGTAATTATCCACGAGGTTGGCCACAACTTTTTCCCGATGATTGTGAACTCCGACGAGCGCCAGTGGACCTGGATGGACGAAGGCCTGAACACCTTTGTACAGTACCTTACCGAGCAGGAATGGGATTCAAAATACCCGTCATCACGCGGTCCGGCCTACAAAATTGTTGATTACATGAAAATGCCCAAGAACCAGCTGGAGCCTATCATGACCAACTCCGAAAACATTATCATGTTTGGCCCCAACGCATACGCCAAACCGGCTACCGCGCTTAACGTACTGCGCGAGACCGTAATGGGACGCGAGCTGTTTGATTATGCCTTTAAAACATACGCCAAACGCTGGGCCTTTAAACACCCGACACCCGAGGATTTGTTCCGCACCATGGAAGATGCATCCGCTGTTGACCTGGATTGGTTTTGGCGCGGATGGTTTTACGGAACCGAACCGGTCGACGTATCGCTTGATAGCGTAAAATACTATAAATTAAACAGTAAAAACCCTGCCCTTGAAGGCGCTACCGACCGTGCCGCGTACGACCATAATATGGAAAACATCAGTACCACCCGCAACAAAGCGGCCGGTATGCAAACTACCGTAGAAGCCGATACCTCGCTACAGGATTTTTACAGCAAATGGGACCGCTTTGCCCCAACACCTTTAACCGCTAAAGCTTACCAGGATATGTATGCCGGTTTAAGCCCCGATGAAAAGAAGTTTTACGATAGCAAAACCAATTTTTACGAACTTACCTTCAGCAACAAAGGCGGCCTGGTAAGCCCAATCATCATTGAGTGGACTTACACCGACGGCACCAAAGAAGTTGATAAACTGCCGGCCTACATCTGGCGCAAAAACGAGTTTAAGGTAAGCAAGGTATTTGCCAAAGCCAAAGAAGTAAAATCAATTAAGCTTGACCCATACCGCGAAACCGCCGACATTGACGAAGCCAACAACAGCTGGCCCCGCGAATACGCCCCAACAAGGTTTGAACTGTTTAAACAACAGGTTTTACCACGGGGAGCCACATCGGGCAGTAACCCGATGCAGGATGCCAGGAAAACGAATTGA
- a CDS encoding nuclear transport factor 2 family protein, whose protein sequence is MKTSPEETIKQYVASWNVQGEDDIKAAFAKCWAAHAIYTDPNYENVTGVDGIAALCVGSHQLAPGRIFHVHTLPEHHHNVALYTWTVDIPGKETKGGTDYIEFDEDGKIARLVSFFPPLQ, encoded by the coding sequence ATGAAAACATCACCAGAAGAAACCATTAAGCAATACGTAGCCTCATGGAACGTACAAGGCGAGGACGACATTAAAGCGGCATTTGCCAAATGCTGGGCCGCCCATGCTATTTACACCGATCCTAACTATGAAAATGTAACCGGGGTTGACGGCATTGCCGCATTGTGCGTAGGCTCGCACCAGTTAGCGCCAGGCCGCATCTTTCACGTACACACCCTGCCCGAGCACCACCATAACGTGGCTTTATATACCTGGACGGTTGACATCCCCGGTAAAGAAACCAAGGGCGGTACAGATTATATTGAATTTGATGAAGACGGGAAAATAGCAAGGTTGGTGAGCTTTTTTCCGCCGTTGCAGTAG
- a CDS encoding 5' nucleotidase, NT5C type: protein MKKTIAIDMDGVMADTEPHFFDYYEQETGIRLTRQDIAGMTEYDAFKGKGHGMVNKPGFFRTLPLMEGAVEAVKSLMEDFEVYIVSAAMEFPLSLPEKYEWLAEHFPFIHWRNIVFCGDKSIIKTDFLIDDHCKNLDYCHGKPIMFDAFHNTNLHHHQRVNSWAEVLELLEGERAAKVKN from the coding sequence ATGAAAAAAACAATAGCAATTGACATGGATGGCGTAATGGCCGATACCGAGCCCCATTTTTTTGACTACTATGAACAGGAAACCGGCATAAGGCTAACCCGGCAGGATATTGCAGGCATGACCGAGTACGACGCTTTTAAAGGCAAAGGCCACGGGATGGTAAATAAACCCGGTTTTTTCCGCACGCTGCCGCTGATGGAAGGAGCGGTTGAAGCGGTAAAGTCGCTGATGGAGGATTTTGAGGTGTATATTGTATCGGCCGCCATGGAGTTCCCGTTGTCGCTTCCCGAAAAGTACGAGTGGCTGGCCGAGCACTTCCCGTTCATCCACTGGAGAAACATTGTTTTTTGCGGCGATAAAAGCATCATCAAAACCGACTTTTTAATTGACGACCACTGCAAAAACCTGGACTACTGCCACGGCAAGCCCATTATGTTTGATGCTTTCCATAATACCAACCTGCATCACCACCAAAGGGTTAATAGCTGGGCTGAGGTGCTGGAGTTGTTGGAGGGGGAAAGAGCTGCAAAAGTCAAGAATTAA